One genomic window of Actinoplanes lobatus includes the following:
- a CDS encoding non-ribosomal peptide synthetase, whose protein sequence is MRSPLTIPQQALWFAQLLDPANPGYLCAHRIDLDDTVDPDRLAAAIRQVTAATDALHTGFAATGDGVRRIRVPAGGPERVRVADVDEWIAADLERAIPLTGEPLVRQALLHTGDGRTVWYFRAHHLLLDGYGFAMVTKQIAAVYRNPATVTDFRTHDDLVAAEHDYPARDQDRAYWLARLDGAPEPVTLTKRPAPLAHHNARRHIELPADEFLAAADRFGVTWAEVAYAITALYLHRITGATDLILGAPLSGRLGTVAAAVPSSVVNVLPLRLPVPPGSTVRDLVAAVRTELRASARHQRYRYEWLQRDLGLVGTGRRMFGPQINIKPFPRTVDLGPGAGARVHYLATGPADDFEVTVGWDADTGRIDLTVDANPDAYSPAELDGHFTRLAALFGRAGTLDPDTPAATVDVLTDAERELVLHTWNDTAHDVPDTTLTRLLVAQAARTPRSAAVRAQGQQISYEQLHARAERLAWWLTARGAGPGRLVAVALPRGVDLMVALLGVLRSGAGYLPLDLSYPADRLAFMVEDARPVVVLREIPELDGVPREVLEEAGPDDPAYAIYTSGSTGRPKGVLVPHRGIVNRLLWMQHEYGLTGGERVLQKTPSGFDVSVWEFFWPLITGATLVMAKPEGHRDPAYLAGLIVDEKVTTCHFVPSMLRVFLAEPSAADTAGTLRRVICSGEELPEDLARIFHRVVGCELHNLYGPTEASVDVTYWPCSPQDPPGPVPIGRPVWNTRIHLLDAGGRPVPPGVPGELHIAGRQLATGYLNRPELTAERFRPGPFDGTRLYRTGDLALWRPDGAIEFLGRTDGQVKIRGFRVELGEIEAVLTEHPTVARAAVAVVSGRLVAYVVGSLTVAECRDHLAPRLPEHMIPATVVPMTDLPLTPSGKLDRRALPAPAPAATGDVPRTPAENAIAELVAEVLGGERPGPHDNFFELGGHSLHAATLVQRIRAELGVVVPLAAVFGTPTVAGLAARLTGGPASAGEGLDVLLPLRQADGAALFLVHPAGGLSWCYTGILPHLDPSIAVYGLQSRALAGPGPDMSLVDTAADYLREIRKVRPQGPYGIAGWSVGGVLAQEIAAALAADGEQVRVLGLLDAYPSDQWRDLPAPTAADASRALLFMAGQQESSVAGPLTTASVVDALRKADSPLAELGEQVLSAIPAVVAGNARMMRDHEHRLFVGDTVMFVAAAPRAEDWLDAGGWRPYLDGDFTIVDLDCTHPGMVSPASLAVVGRELNRYLAENDGEAEPVS, encoded by the coding sequence ATGAGGAGTCCACTCACTATCCCGCAGCAGGCTCTGTGGTTCGCGCAGCTCCTGGATCCCGCGAATCCCGGCTACCTGTGCGCCCACCGGATCGACCTCGACGACACTGTCGATCCGGACCGGCTGGCCGCCGCGATCCGGCAGGTCACCGCCGCGACCGATGCGCTGCACACCGGATTCGCCGCGACCGGCGACGGGGTGCGGCGCATCCGTGTTCCGGCCGGCGGCCCGGAACGTGTCCGGGTCGCCGACGTCGACGAGTGGATCGCCGCCGACCTGGAACGGGCGATTCCGCTGACCGGCGAGCCGCTGGTCCGGCAGGCGCTGCTGCACACCGGCGACGGCCGGACCGTCTGGTATTTCCGTGCACACCATCTGCTGCTCGACGGGTACGGCTTCGCGATGGTCACCAAGCAGATCGCCGCCGTCTACCGGAACCCGGCCACGGTGACCGATTTCCGGACACACGACGACCTGGTGGCCGCGGAACACGACTATCCGGCGAGGGACCAGGACCGCGCCTACTGGCTGGCCAGACTCGACGGCGCGCCCGAGCCGGTCACTCTGACGAAACGCCCCGCACCACTCGCCCACCACAACGCCCGGCGGCACATCGAGCTGCCCGCCGACGAGTTCCTGGCCGCGGCGGACCGGTTCGGCGTCACCTGGGCCGAGGTGGCATACGCGATCACCGCCCTCTACCTGCACCGGATCACCGGGGCCACCGATCTGATCCTGGGCGCGCCGCTCTCCGGGCGCCTCGGCACGGTCGCGGCGGCCGTCCCGTCCAGCGTGGTCAACGTGCTGCCGCTGCGCCTGCCGGTGCCGCCCGGCAGCACCGTCCGCGACCTCGTCGCCGCGGTCCGCACCGAACTGCGCGCCTCGGCCCGGCACCAGCGTTACCGCTACGAGTGGCTGCAACGTGACCTGGGCCTGGTCGGCACCGGGCGGCGGATGTTCGGACCACAGATCAACATCAAACCCTTCCCCCGTACGGTCGACCTCGGTCCCGGAGCCGGCGCCCGTGTTCACTACCTGGCCACCGGACCGGCCGACGACTTCGAGGTCACCGTCGGATGGGACGCCGACACCGGCCGCATCGACCTGACCGTCGACGCCAACCCGGACGCCTACTCCCCCGCCGAACTGGACGGCCACTTCACGCGCCTGGCCGCCCTGTTCGGCCGGGCCGGCACACTCGACCCGGACACTCCGGCAGCCACCGTGGACGTACTCACCGACGCCGAACGCGAACTGGTCCTGCACACCTGGAACGACACCGCCCACGACGTGCCGGACACCACCCTGACCCGGCTCCTGGTGGCCCAGGCAGCGAGAACGCCGAGGTCGGCGGCGGTCCGGGCACAGGGACAGCAGATCTCGTACGAACAGCTGCACGCCCGCGCCGAACGCCTGGCCTGGTGGCTGACCGCCCGTGGCGCCGGCCCCGGCCGGCTCGTTGCGGTCGCGCTGCCCCGGGGCGTGGACCTGATGGTGGCGCTGCTCGGCGTGCTCCGGTCGGGCGCCGGCTATCTGCCGCTGGACCTGTCGTATCCGGCCGACCGGCTGGCCTTCATGGTCGAGGACGCCCGGCCGGTGGTGGTCCTGCGGGAGATTCCGGAGCTTGACGGCGTACCCCGGGAGGTTCTTGAAGAAGCTGGACCGGACGACCCCGCCTATGCCATCTACACCTCGGGTTCGACCGGACGCCCGAAGGGCGTGCTGGTGCCGCACCGCGGCATCGTCAACCGGCTGCTCTGGATGCAGCACGAGTACGGCCTGACCGGTGGCGAACGCGTGCTGCAGAAGACACCGTCGGGGTTCGACGTCAGCGTCTGGGAGTTCTTCTGGCCGTTGATCACCGGCGCGACCCTGGTCATGGCGAAACCGGAAGGGCACCGGGATCCCGCCTATCTGGCCGGGCTGATCGTCGACGAGAAGGTCACCACCTGTCACTTCGTGCCGTCGATGCTGCGGGTGTTCCTCGCCGAGCCGTCCGCGGCCGACACCGCGGGCACCCTGCGCCGGGTGATCTGCAGCGGCGAGGAGCTGCCCGAGGACCTGGCCCGGATCTTCCACCGGGTCGTGGGCTGCGAACTGCACAATCTGTACGGGCCGACCGAGGCATCCGTGGACGTCACCTACTGGCCGTGCTCGCCCCAGGACCCGCCGGGACCCGTGCCGATCGGGCGACCGGTCTGGAACACCCGGATCCACCTGCTCGACGCGGGCGGGCGGCCGGTGCCGCCGGGCGTGCCGGGTGAGCTGCACATCGCCGGGCGTCAGCTGGCGACCGGCTACCTGAACCGACCGGAGCTGACCGCCGAACGGTTCCGGCCGGGCCCGTTCGACGGGACCCGCCTCTACCGGACCGGCGACCTGGCACTGTGGCGACCGGACGGTGCGATCGAGTTTCTCGGGCGGACCGACGGACAGGTCAAGATCCGTGGCTTCCGGGTCGAGCTGGGCGAGATCGAGGCGGTTCTGACCGAACATCCCACCGTGGCACGGGCCGCGGTCGCGGTCGTCAGCGGGCGGCTCGTCGCCTACGTCGTGGGGTCGCTGACCGTAGCGGAATGCCGCGACCACCTGGCGCCCCGGCTGCCGGAACACATGATTCCCGCCACGGTCGTACCCATGACCGATCTGCCCCTGACGCCGAGCGGCAAGCTCGACCGCCGGGCCCTGCCCGCCCCTGCCCCGGCCGCCACCGGCGATGTGCCCCGGACGCCGGCCGAGAACGCGATCGCCGAGCTGGTGGCCGAGGTTCTCGGCGGCGAACGGCCCGGCCCGCACGACAACTTCTTCGAACTCGGCGGCCACTCGCTGCATGCGGCCACGCTGGTCCAGCGGATCCGCGCCGAGCTGGGTGTGGTCGTGCCGCTGGCGGCGGTCTTCGGCACACCGACCGTCGCCGGGCTGGCCGCACGTCTCACCGGCGGCCCGGCCTCGGCGGGCGAGGGACTCGACGTGCTGCTGCCGTTGCGGCAGGCCGACGGCGCCGCACTGTTCCTGGTGCATCCGGCCGGTGGGCTGAGCTGGTGTTACACCGGGATCCTGCCGCACCTGGATCCGTCGATCGCGGTCTACGGACTCCAGTCACGCGCCCTGGCCGGACCGGGCCCGGACATGTCGCTGGTGGACACCGCCGCGGACTACCTGCGAGAGATCCGGAAGGTCCGCCCGCAGGGGCCCTACGGGATCGCCGGATGGTCGGTCGGTGGCGTGCTGGCCCAGGAGATCGCCGCCGCGCTGGCCGCGGACGGCGAGCAGGTCCGGGTGCTGGGGCTGCTCGACGCCTACCCCAGCGACCAGTGGCGTGACCTGCCCGCGCCGACCGCCGCGGACGCGTCGCGGGCGCTGTTGTTCATGGCCGGTCAGCAGGAGTCCTCGGTGGCGGGTCCGCTCACCACCGCATCCGTGGTCGATGCGCTGCGCAAGGCCGACAGCCCGCTCGCCGAACTCGGCGAGCAGGTCCTCTCCGCGATCCCGGCAGTGGTGGCCGGCAACGCGCGGATGATGCGCGACCACGAACACCGGCTCTTCGTCGGCGACACCGTCATGTTCGTGGCGGCGGCGCCCCGGGCCGAGGACTGGCTGGACGCGGGAGGCTGGCGCCCGTACCTCGACGGCGATTTCACGATCGTCGACCTGGACTGCACGCATCCGGGGATGGTCTCGCCCGCCTCGCTGGCGGTCGTGGGCCGCGAACTCAACCGCTACCTCGCGGAGAACGACGGCGAAGCCGAGCCGGTGTCCTGA
- a CDS encoding VOC family protein, with amino-acid sequence MNEMLNRPDASAAVSDLGWRYLLGTVQTAVTVGSIGAGAQVLALALEACGADADTHLRADLRPDRVVFTLQSPDQAAVTTRVVDLADRITQAVAAGGWRTEPGSGGDAPRSVQLIEIGIDALDIAVIRPFWRAVLGYTDEPGRSGPADPIVDPLRAGPAVWFQQMDRPRPQRNRIHFDVSVPHDEAPRRVEAALAAGGRLLSSDHAPAFWVLADAEGNEACVTTWQGRD; translated from the coding sequence ATGAACGAGATGCTGAACCGCCCGGACGCCTCGGCCGCCGTCAGTGATCTGGGCTGGCGCTACCTGCTCGGCACCGTGCAGACCGCCGTCACGGTCGGCTCGATCGGTGCCGGTGCGCAGGTGCTCGCCCTGGCCCTCGAGGCCTGTGGCGCGGACGCCGACACTCATCTACGTGCCGACCTGCGCCCGGATCGGGTCGTGTTCACTCTTCAGTCGCCCGACCAGGCCGCCGTGACCACCCGCGTTGTTGACCTTGCGGACCGGATCACGCAAGCCGTCGCAGCGGGCGGATGGCGCACCGAACCTGGCTCCGGCGGCGACGCGCCGCGGTCGGTGCAGCTGATCGAGATCGGCATCGACGCGTTGGACATCGCCGTCATCCGCCCGTTCTGGCGCGCGGTGCTCGGCTACACCGACGAGCCAGGGCGTAGCGGCCCGGCCGATCCCATCGTGGACCCGCTCCGGGCCGGCCCGGCGGTCTGGTTCCAGCAGATGGACCGGCCGCGGCCGCAGCGCAACCGGATCCACTTCGACGTGAGCGTGCCGCACGACGAGGCACCCCGGCGCGTCGAGGCCGCGCTCGCCGCCGGCGGTCGGCTCCTGTCGTCTGACCACGCACCAGCGTTCTGGGTGCTGGCCGACGCCGAGGGTAACGAGGCCTGCGTGACGACCTGGCAGGGCCGCGACTGA
- a CDS encoding MarR family winged helix-turn-helix transcriptional regulator, with protein MGDAQEPRWLDEDQRETWLALVALVMRLPAALDAQLQRDAGISHFEYQVLAGLSMAPERTLRMSVLAGFAEGSLSRLSQVVSRLEKRGWVERTPDPADGRYTLAILTDTGWDTVVATAPGHVAEVQRLIFDALTKAQQRQLGEIGRRIVAKIDPSDPCITGRIP; from the coding sequence ATGGGAGATGCTCAGGAGCCGCGGTGGCTGGACGAGGACCAGCGAGAGACCTGGCTGGCGCTGGTCGCGCTGGTGATGCGACTGCCCGCGGCGCTGGACGCCCAGCTGCAGCGCGACGCGGGGATCAGCCACTTCGAGTACCAGGTGCTGGCCGGGCTGTCGATGGCACCGGAGCGCACCCTGCGGATGAGTGTGCTGGCCGGCTTCGCCGAAGGCTCGCTGTCGCGGCTCTCCCAGGTCGTCTCCCGGCTGGAGAAGCGCGGCTGGGTCGAGCGCACCCCCGACCCGGCCGACGGCCGCTACACCCTCGCCATCCTTACCGACACCGGCTGGGACACCGTCGTTGCCACCGCCCCGGGACACGTCGCCGAGGTGCAGCGGCTGATCTTCGACGCCCTCACCAAGGCACAGCAGCGCCAGCTCGGCGAGATCGGCCGCCGCATCGTCGCCAAGATCGACCCCAGCGACCCCTGCATCACCGGCCGCATACCCTGA
- a CDS encoding DoxX family protein: MNIVLWITAGLLAAAFAATGLMKLTQPKEKLAAAGQAWTEDFSAGVIKLIGALELLAVVGLILPALLDIAPVLVPLAATGLALTMIGAAVVHARRKEYQAIAVNVVLLILAAVVAWGRFGPYSF, translated from the coding sequence ATGAACATCGTTTTGTGGATCACCGCCGGCCTGCTTGCCGCCGCCTTCGCCGCCACCGGCCTGATGAAGCTGACCCAGCCGAAGGAGAAGCTCGCCGCGGCCGGCCAGGCCTGGACCGAGGACTTCAGCGCCGGCGTGATCAAGCTGATCGGGGCACTGGAACTGCTCGCCGTCGTCGGCCTGATCCTGCCCGCACTGCTGGACATCGCACCGGTGCTCGTCCCGCTCGCCGCGACCGGCCTGGCGCTGACCATGATCGGCGCGGCTGTCGTGCACGCCCGCCGCAAGGAGTACCAGGCCATCGCCGTCAACGTGGTCCTGCTGATCCTCGCCGCCGTCGTGGCGTGGGGCCGGTTCGGCCCCTACTCCTTCTGA
- a CDS encoding DODA-type extradiol aromatic ring-opening family dioxygenase — MGALHVSAAGTAYPGYPVPAPTIATTAGGPMTSHTVDPFHPATPAGAYDDLLARVLPEAREQRTWQPADGPLPALFVSHGAPPTLDDPQWLDDLYTWGRSIPKPRGIVVVSAHWEDAPVAVTGSTAGTPLYYDFGGFHPRYYALRYPTPDAADLTRRITGTLSSGTPVHQFTDRGLDHGAFIPLMAMYPAADVPVVQLSMPSLDPQALLALGERLRGLREEGILVIGSGFMTHSFAAMRNPALAGHTEAFDAWAADALARGDLDALTDYRAKAPGAQVSHPTADHFVPLLLTAGAATNPATATTAINRIWYGNSIRSLQIS, encoded by the coding sequence ATGGGCGCACTGCACGTCTCCGCCGCCGGAACCGCCTACCCCGGATACCCCGTGCCCGCCCCGACCATCGCGACGACAGCAGGTGGACCCATGACCAGCCACACCGTTGACCCGTTCCATCCGGCCACACCCGCCGGTGCCTACGACGACCTGCTCGCCCGAGTCCTGCCCGAGGCCCGCGAACAGCGCACCTGGCAACCCGCCGACGGGCCGCTACCGGCCCTGTTCGTCAGCCACGGCGCCCCGCCCACCCTCGATGACCCGCAATGGCTCGACGACCTGTACACCTGGGGCCGATCCATTCCTAAACCCCGCGGAATCGTCGTGGTCTCCGCGCATTGGGAGGACGCCCCCGTCGCGGTCACCGGATCCACGGCCGGCACCCCGCTCTACTACGACTTCGGCGGCTTCCACCCTCGCTACTACGCCCTGCGATATCCCACCCCGGACGCCGCCGACCTGACCCGCCGCATCACCGGTACCCTCAGCAGCGGCACCCCCGTGCACCAGTTCACCGACCGGGGCCTCGACCACGGCGCCTTCATCCCGCTCATGGCCATGTATCCCGCCGCGGACGTGCCGGTCGTGCAACTGTCCATGCCCAGCCTCGACCCGCAAGCCCTGCTCGCCCTCGGCGAGCGCCTACGCGGCCTGCGCGAGGAAGGCATCCTCGTCATCGGCTCCGGGTTCATGACCCACAGCTTCGCCGCCATGCGCAACCCCGCCCTCGCGGGACATACCGAAGCCTTCGACGCATGGGCCGCCGACGCGCTCGCCCGCGGCGACCTCGACGCCCTGACCGACTACCGCGCCAAAGCACCCGGCGCCCAGGTCTCCCACCCCACCGCCGACCACTTCGTCCCGCTGCTGCTCACCGCCGGCGCCGCCACCAACCCGGCCACCGCCACCACCGCGATCAACCGCATCTGGTACGGCAACTCCATCCGCTCCCTCCAGATCAGCTGA
- a CDS encoding transglutaminase-like domain-containing protein, protein MDDIARFYRQPSPTSGLGRHRDRVLGLPAGSEALSAIVRGLLIHNDTARVQGLRFSAERMSHKETVGAEAILDNVIGIDPAPLDRERPVERRMFGFCYHFALLHCALLRATGTPARIRCGFAGYFEAQRWIDHWVVEYWDGSRWILTDPQTGRSDLTGDDFQDGVTAWSLCRGGASQSATYGNGELWGWDELRGSLINDVTALNKVEVAGWYWCDRLQVEPLDQPHDELDKSLDVLARLAATAESIEELGNCFDPYPEFQPPAGAVAR, encoded by the coding sequence ATGGACGACATCGCACGCTTCTATCGGCAGCCGAGCCCGACCTCCGGTCTCGGGCGGCACCGGGATCGAGTGCTCGGCCTTCCGGCTGGCTCGGAGGCGCTCAGCGCGATCGTGCGCGGGCTGCTGATCCACAACGACACGGCGAGGGTTCAGGGCCTGCGGTTCTCCGCCGAGCGTATGTCGCACAAGGAGACCGTCGGCGCCGAAGCGATCCTGGACAACGTGATCGGCATCGATCCGGCGCCCTTGGATCGCGAGCGTCCCGTCGAGCGGAGGATGTTCGGCTTCTGCTATCACTTCGCGCTGTTGCATTGCGCTCTGCTGCGCGCTACGGGCACACCGGCCCGCATCCGATGCGGTTTCGCCGGCTACTTCGAGGCGCAACGCTGGATCGACCACTGGGTGGTCGAGTACTGGGACGGTTCCCGCTGGATTTTGACGGACCCCCAGACCGGGCGCAGCGATTTGACCGGTGACGACTTCCAGGACGGTGTCACCGCGTGGAGTCTCTGTCGCGGTGGTGCTTCGCAGTCGGCCACTTACGGCAACGGAGAGCTGTGGGGCTGGGATGAGCTCAGGGGCAGCCTGATCAACGACGTCACAGCCCTCAACAAGGTCGAGGTCGCAGGTTGGTATTGGTGCGACCGCCTCCAGGTGGAGCCCCTCGACCAGCCGCACGATGAACTCGATAAGTCACTCGACGTCCTCGCGCGTCTCGCGGCCACCGCAGAGTCGATCGAAGAGCTTGGGAACTGCTTCGACCCGTACCCCGAGTTTCAGCCGCCGGCAGGCGCCGTCGCGCGATAG
- a CDS encoding nucleotidyltransferase domain-containing protein, giving the protein MDEKTEGQLRVIRDVVAVLQTADISAWLFGGWGLDARIGRTTREHGDVEFWVERVHAERSKALLVEAGATALPTQPAEESCEYTWDDVSFSTAYFDRQSDGSFSQPLGRFSDWLFPPGSFGEEPVTLDGTPVLAMSVSGMLAMKEQFPSLRNGRPWRQKDITDMEILRGLAT; this is encoded by the coding sequence ATGGACGAGAAGACCGAAGGACAGCTGCGTGTTATCCGCGATGTCGTGGCGGTCCTGCAAACGGCCGATATCTCGGCGTGGCTGTTCGGAGGTTGGGGACTCGATGCGAGGATCGGCCGGACTACGCGCGAGCACGGCGATGTGGAATTCTGGGTCGAACGTGTTCATGCCGAGCGTTCGAAGGCGCTTCTCGTAGAAGCTGGCGCTACGGCTCTGCCAACTCAGCCCGCGGAGGAGTCCTGCGAGTACACGTGGGACGACGTCTCGTTCAGCACCGCCTACTTTGATCGGCAGTCGGACGGATCGTTCAGCCAGCCCCTTGGGAGATTCTCCGACTGGCTGTTCCCGCCAGGATCGTTCGGCGAGGAGCCCGTGACGCTCGACGGCACGCCAGTCCTGGCAATGAGCGTCTCGGGCATGCTCGCCATGAAGGAGCAGTTCCCCAGCCTGCGCAACGGCCGGCCATGGCGGCAGAAGGACATCACCGACATGGAAATACTCCGAGGGTTGGCCACATGA